CATCACATTCGTAGGCTCGGGTCTCAGCCTCCTCCGTGATCAGGGCGTCTGCGGGCAAAACCTTTGCCAGACGCGCGGCCAGGTGGGCTTTGCGCGACAGGACTTTGGGATCCGGGGCTGGCATTTCCATGGCGGGCACTCCTCTTTGGTAAACTTATATTACCAATTCATGCCATCTGGCAAGGGACCAGTTGCTGGGCTAGGGTGGCGGCATGATCTGGATTGACCGTATCGCCCTGTTTTCGACCCTGGATTTTGCCGCGCTAACGCTGATTGTCGCGGGCTGGATCTGGATCGGCTGGCGGATCGAGAACCCGGCGGCTGGCAAGCCTTCGGTGTCCTACCTGATGGCGGATTTCCGGCGCGACTGGATGGTGCAGATGGTGACCCGCCAGCCGCGCATGTTCGACGCGCAGCTGATCAGCGGCCTGCGGCAAGGCACGACGTTCTTTGCCTCGGCCTCGATGATCGCAATGGGCGGCGGGTTGGCGCTGATCGGCAATACCGAACAGCTGGCCGGCGTTGCCGAGGATCTGATTCAGGACAGCGCGCCCGCCTTTGTCTGGGAGGTCAAGATCCTGACGGTTCTGCTGTTTCTGGCCAATGCCTTTTTGAAATATGTCTGGGCGCACCGGTTGTTCGGCTATTGTTCGGTACTGATGGCGGCGGTGCCCAATGATCCCGCTGAGCCACTGGCCCTGCCCCGCGCGGCGCAGGCGGCGGATCTGTCGATCACCGCAGCGCGCAGTTTCAACCGAGGCATGCGCTGCACCTATTTCGCGCTGGCCTCGGCTGCGTGGCTGGCGGGGGCGATCCCGCTGATCCTGGCCACGCTGATTACTTTGGCAGTGCTTTACCGGCGCGAATTCGCATCGCAGTCCCGCAGCGTGCTGTTGCGCATTCCGCCCGAGACGCGGAGACAGGATGCGGACGACACATCTTCGTGATTCCGCACATCACCGCGACCGGACTATGATGCACTTCATGAAACCTGCTCTGATCACCCTGCTTTGCGCGCTGAGCGCGGCCTCTCCCGCCCTCGCCGAGGCGCCCCGAATCGAAGGTGCAACCGCCCACCAGAACGGCAGCAGCTGGACGATCAGCGTGACGCTGTCCCATGCCGATACGGGATGGGAGCACTATGCCGATGGCTGGCGCGTGCTGGATGAGAATGGCCGCGAACTGGGCCTGCGGGTGTTGGCGCATCCGCATGTGAACGAACAGCCCTTCACCCGCAGCCTGAGCGGCATCGCAATCCCGGAGGGCACCCGGCATATCAGCCTTCAGGCGCGCTGCATCGTGGATGGCTGGAGCGACGAAAGCTTTCGCCTGACCCTGCCCTGACCAACCCCATCAGGTTCTGTGGTAAGGACTGCCGGACAGGATGGTTGCGGCGCGGTAGATCTGCTCGGCCAGCATCACCCTGACCAGCATATGCGGCCAGACCATCTTGCCAAATGAGATCGAAAAATCCGCCTCTGCGCGCAGGCTGGAATCGATGCCATCGGCGCCGCCAATGATCAGCGCCAGATCCTGCCGCCCACTGTCGCGCCAGTCTGCCATCTTGCCCGCAAAATCGGGCGAGGACAGCAGCTTGCCCCGTTCATCCAGGGTGCAGATCAGCGCGCCCTTGGGCAAGGCCTTGCGCAGCAGATCCGCCTCGGCGGACATGCCAAGGTTCTTCTTGTCCTCGACCTCAACCACCCGCGCAGGGCCAAGGCCAAGGGCGCGGCCGGTGCGGTCGAACCGTGTCAGATAGTCATCGATCAGGGATTTTTCCGGGCCGGAGCGGAGCCGCCCGACCGCACAGATATGTACACGCATAAGAGGGATCCCGCCCGCCTGTCGATCTCAGCCAAGGAAATCACAGGTAGGTCTTTTGGGGCGCCGCCGACCTTGCAGGTCGCGGGCAGCCGCCCCCGTTTCCGAAATCAGCTGCCGGTCGCGCCCGCGCCGGGCACCCACATCTTTTCCAGCTGATAGAACTCGCGCACTTCGGGGCGAAAGATATGGACGATCACGTCGCCGGTATCGATCAGCACCCAGTCGCCAGCGTCCTTGCCCTCGACCTTGCTGATGATGCCATAGTCCTGCTTCAGCCGGTCGGTCAGCTTTTCGGCCATGGCCGCAACCTGCCGGGTTGAGCGACCGGACGCGATGACCATGAAGTCGCCAATGGCCGTTTTGCCGCGCAGATCGATCTGCACAACATCTTCGGCCTTGTCATCATCCAGAGAGGTCAGGATCCGCTCCAGCAGCACCTCGCTGGTGGGTCGAGTCTTGGCAGGCATAGGGGCTGCCTCATTAACAGCGGCAACTGCCGCTTGGGGTTCGGGTGACAGGACAGTGTCCTCCTTGCTGCGCGCCGAAACACCCCCGGCGCCGGGGCTGCGTTAAATGTAGCAAGACAGGGGCCTTTTTTCAATGAAGCTTCGCTGCATTGCCGCGATGGCATATGCGCACTCTTTTTCAACCCTTTGGCGCCTCTGGCGCGGGCTCTTCTACCGGCTCTGAGATTTCCAGCGGAGTATTCAAAACCCGAACTTCGCGCTGCGGGAAGGGAATCGATATGCCTTCAGCCTGAAAGGCGTCCCAGAGGGCAAGAAACACATTGCCCCGGATATTGGTCAGCCCCGCCGTGGGATCGCTGATCCAGAACCGCAGCACATAATCGACGCTGCTGTCGCCAAAGCCGATGATGTGACAGACCGGCGCCTTGCCGGGGGTGGACAGCACCCGGTTCACCGAACGCGCAGCGGCAATGGCCACCCGGCGCACCTGATGCGGATCATCGCCATAGCCGGTACCGAAATTGATATCGAGCCGCACGTAGCGGTCAGAATGGGACCAGTTCACCACCTGCGAGGTGATCAGATCCTCGTTCGGGATCAGGTATTCGCGCCCGTCCCGCGTCACAACAGAGACATAGCGCGCACCCAGCGCATTGATCCAGCCGAAGGTCTCCCCGAGCGAGATCACATCCCCCGGCTTGATCGAGCGATCCATCAGGATGATGATGCCCGACACAAGATTGGACACCACCTTCTGCAGACCGAAACCGATGCCAACACCAACCGCACCGGACAGGACGGCCAGCCCGGTCAGGTCGAAGCCGATGGCGCGGATGCTGATAATGATTGCCAGCCCATAGAGGGCCAGCTGGATGGCCTTGCCGATCAGCACCTGCATCGAAGGAGAGATATCGCTGTTGCCCTTCAGCCCCTTGCCCGCCGCGTTAGAGCCGAAACGTGCCAGTGTCAGCAGCACCGCCGCAAGCATCAGCGCCTTCAGAACCGCTAGCATCGACAGGTGCATGGCGCCAAATGTGATCGCAACGCTGTCCAGAAACTCTGCCACGTCATCGACAAGGTTCAGCGCCACCAGCGTCGCGTAGATCCACAGGGACCATGTGAACAGCCGCCGCAGCGTGTGATTGCGCACCAGCCGAGCGATGATCCCGATCACCAGCCAGGCCGTGGCCAGGGTCGCTGCGATCCCGATCAGGTAGCTGCGCGACGGCCAGGTCACATTCTGCATCAGCAGGTAAGCCGCCCAGGACAAGACAATGAAGTAAATCAGCGTCAGCCGCCGGATCATGTGAATCAGCGCCCGCAGCCGCCACTTTGGCCAGCCGGTGCGGCGATGCCCCCAATTGTCCCACTGTGTTTTGGTCAAAAGACGCAGCAGATAAGCCAGAATCACCAGCCCGCCAACGATCAGCATCTGATACTGTCGCCAGCCCGGGGTCAGGAACTGCTCCGACAGCATCCAGACTTTGTTCCACAGCGACACCAGAAATTCGATCAATGTCTCGGGCAACTGCTCTTGATTCATGGGGACCTCCACCGCCCAGCATGGCGTCGGCCGCAATGAGGTTGCAAGGAAAACCGCGCAGCCGGGATTGGGCGGCGCCCTTTCGAACCGCACTGCTCGAACCTTGATTGTCAGGCGGGGCGGATGTATCTGACAGGCATGACCTTCGTATTGGCCCAGAAAATCGAACTGCAAGACCGCGCACGCCTGCGCGAACGGTTCTATGGCGCCGCCCGCACGGTCCTGGCGCGCCTATAAGGCTGCAGCCCAGCCCAAAGCCAGCTATTCCAATACAGAACGGGAGAGGACCCATGTCCCCCAAGACACTCTATGACAAAATCTGGGATGCGCATCTCGCGCATGAAGCAGAGGACGGCACCTGCCTGCTTTATATCGACCGCCACCTGGTTCACGAAGTAACCAGCCCGCAGGCCTTTGAGGGGCTGCGCATGGCGGGCCGCACCGTGCATTCCCCGGATAAAACCATCGCCGTGCCGGATCACAACGTGCCCACCACGATGGGCCGCGAAGACCCGGCGCAGATGACCGAGGAAAGCCGCATCCAGGTCGCGGCGCTCGACAAGAACGCCAAGGAATTCGGCGTGCACTATTACCCGGTCAGCGACATTCGTCAGGGTATCGTGCACATCGTCGGTCCCGAGCAAGGCTGGACCCTGCCCGGCATGACCGTGGTCTGCGGTGACAGCCACACAGCGACCCACGGCGCATTCGGCGCGCTGGCGCATGGTATCGGCACCTCCGAGGTCGAACACGTTCTGGCCACCCAGACGCTGATCCAGAAGAAATCCAAGAACATGAAAGTGGAGATCACCGGCAAGCTGAAACCGGGCGTCACCGCCAAGGACATCACCCTTGCCGTGATCGGCGAGACCGGCACCGCCGGCGGCACCGGCTATGTCATCGAATATTGCGGCGAAGCGATCCGCGATCTGTCGATGGAAGGCCGCATGACCGTCTGCAACATGGCCATCGAAGGCGGCGCCCGCGCTGGCCTGATCGCGCCGGATGAAACCACCTTTGAATACGTCAAAGGCCGCCCGCACGCCCCGAAAGGCGCCCAGTGGGAAGCCGCGATGGACTGGTGGAAGACGCTCTACACCGACG
This genomic stretch from Phaeobacter gallaeciensis harbors:
- a CDS encoding DUF599 domain-containing protein; translated protein: MIWIDRIALFSTLDFAALTLIVAGWIWIGWRIENPAAGKPSVSYLMADFRRDWMVQMVTRQPRMFDAQLISGLRQGTTFFASASMIAMGGGLALIGNTEQLAGVAEDLIQDSAPAFVWEVKILTVLLFLANAFLKYVWAHRLFGYCSVLMAAVPNDPAEPLALPRAAQAADLSITAARSFNRGMRCTYFALASAAWLAGAIPLILATLITLAVLYRREFASQSRSVLLRIPPETRRQDADDTSS
- the rlmH gene encoding 23S rRNA (pseudouridine(1915)-N(3))-methyltransferase RlmH, which gives rise to MRVHICAVGRLRSGPEKSLIDDYLTRFDRTGRALGLGPARVVEVEDKKNLGMSAEADLLRKALPKGALICTLDERGKLLSSPDFAGKMADWRDSGRQDLALIIGGADGIDSSLRAEADFSISFGKMVWPHMLVRVMLAEQIYRAATILSGSPYHRT
- the rsfS gene encoding ribosome silencing factor, with translation MPAKTRPTSEVLLERILTSLDDDKAEDVVQIDLRGKTAIGDFMVIASGRSTRQVAAMAEKLTDRLKQDYGIISKVEGKDAGDWVLIDTGDVIVHIFRPEVREFYQLEKMWVPGAGATGS
- a CDS encoding mechanosensitive ion channel family protein, whose protein sequence is MNQEQLPETLIEFLVSLWNKVWMLSEQFLTPGWRQYQMLIVGGLVILAYLLRLLTKTQWDNWGHRRTGWPKWRLRALIHMIRRLTLIYFIVLSWAAYLLMQNVTWPSRSYLIGIAATLATAWLVIGIIARLVRNHTLRRLFTWSLWIYATLVALNLVDDVAEFLDSVAITFGAMHLSMLAVLKALMLAAVLLTLARFGSNAAGKGLKGNSDISPSMQVLIGKAIQLALYGLAIIISIRAIGFDLTGLAVLSGAVGVGIGFGLQKVVSNLVSGIIILMDRSIKPGDVISLGETFGWINALGARYVSVVTRDGREYLIPNEDLITSQVVNWSHSDRYVRLDINFGTGYGDDPHQVRRVAIAAARSVNRVLSTPGKAPVCHIIGFGDSSVDYVLRFWISDPTAGLTNIRGNVFLALWDAFQAEGISIPFPQREVRVLNTPLEISEPVEEPAPEAPKG
- a CDS encoding isopropylmalate isomerase: MYLTGMTFVLAQKIELQDRARLRERFYGAARTVLARL
- the leuC gene encoding 3-isopropylmalate dehydratase large subunit, whose amino-acid sequence is MSPKTLYDKIWDAHLAHEAEDGTCLLYIDRHLVHEVTSPQAFEGLRMAGRTVHSPDKTIAVPDHNVPTTMGREDPAQMTEESRIQVAALDKNAKEFGVHYYPVSDIRQGIVHIVGPEQGWTLPGMTVVCGDSHTATHGAFGALAHGIGTSEVEHVLATQTLIQKKSKNMKVEITGKLKPGVTAKDITLAVIGETGTAGGTGYVIEYCGEAIRDLSMEGRMTVCNMAIEGGARAGLIAPDETTFEYVKGRPHAPKGAQWEAAMDWWKTLYTDEGAHFDKVVTLKGEDIQPVVTWGTSPEDVLPITGVVPAPEEFEGGKVEAARRSIEYMGLTPGQKLTDIEIDTVFIGSCTNGRIEDLRAVAEVVKGKKIKDGMRAMIVPGSGLVRAQAEEEGLADIFKEAGFEWRLAGCSMCLAMNPDQLSEGERCAATSNRNFEGRQGYKGRTHLVSPAMAAAAAITGHLTDVRDLM